One window of the Desmospora profundinema genome contains the following:
- a CDS encoding DEAD/DEAH box helicase, which translates to MQWVRYEVKGSTYDTFCIEVDRLFWAVRGKKCRILDGRWQPGTSPFTPDPLAPIESGEGLKPVQVQWALEVAKANEWKPLLGGRALLATEVSAFLDSRGKHLIQEGWRTLRILVLTGAARLFPGVKVQGSALRRRCFRCGAGFGGIRRTRCARCRDVCYYCDRCLVMGRSQACIPLFLFEPLASHLQHSVCAQLSFTLSGAQRMASRRCASWWEDGESDTLLLSAVTGAGKTEVLFETLARALSRRPPVLWAAPRRDVVVEVAQRLSRAFPSVTTVTLHGESGQTWREGELYVGTVHQTMRFYRRFSLVVVDEADAFPLQTNHHLQASLDRARHPDGKRILVTATPSTSWKREFKRNHWPVVTLRTRHHGRPLPEPRIIRAWGWHRRMTARRATAPLEAFVEQVFRTDGQALMFVPRMADGKRLITWLKDWMHVPLEKVAFASSREEERARHVEEFRRGVLRLLVTTTILERGVTVPRCHVLVAGADHPVFDCSSLVQIAGRVGRSADYRKGEVWFVSRVVTGEMLRAKEVIRSWNRGTRQKGGVEEGR; encoded by the coding sequence GTGCAGTGGGTACGGTATGAGGTGAAGGGATCGACATATGATACGTTTTGCATCGAAGTGGACAGGCTGTTCTGGGCAGTTAGAGGAAAGAAGTGTCGCATCCTGGATGGACGATGGCAGCCAGGTACATCACCCTTCACACCGGATCCGCTGGCTCCAATCGAAAGCGGTGAGGGGCTGAAACCTGTACAAGTGCAATGGGCCCTGGAGGTAGCAAAAGCGAATGAGTGGAAACCCCTGTTGGGTGGACGGGCTCTGTTAGCGACAGAGGTGTCAGCTTTTCTCGATAGCAGGGGTAAACATTTGATTCAAGAAGGATGGCGAACGTTGCGAATATTGGTGTTGACAGGCGCAGCCCGTCTATTTCCAGGGGTGAAGGTGCAGGGATCGGCTTTGCGTCGGCGCTGTTTTCGGTGTGGAGCCGGTTTCGGAGGAATCCGGAGAACACGATGTGCTCGTTGCCGGGATGTGTGTTATTACTGTGATCGTTGTTTGGTGATGGGCAGAAGCCAAGCCTGTATCCCACTGTTCTTATTTGAGCCACTGGCCTCGCATTTGCAGCACTCTGTTTGTGCTCAACTTTCCTTTACGCTATCGGGTGCTCAACGGATGGCATCAAGACGATGCGCCAGTTGGTGGGAAGACGGGGAATCGGATACCTTGCTGCTGAGCGCGGTTACGGGAGCGGGAAAAACGGAGGTGCTCTTTGAAACCTTGGCACGGGCTCTGTCCCGGCGCCCTCCTGTACTGTGGGCGGCTCCCCGCCGTGATGTGGTGGTGGAAGTGGCTCAGCGCTTATCTCGTGCATTTCCCTCTGTCACCACGGTTACGCTGCACGGGGAGAGTGGACAAACGTGGCGGGAGGGGGAACTGTATGTTGGCACGGTTCACCAAACGATGCGTTTTTATCGCCGCTTTTCACTGGTGGTGGTGGACGAAGCTGATGCTTTCCCCCTCCAGACGAACCATCACCTTCAAGCTTCTCTGGATCGCGCCCGTCATCCTGACGGCAAGCGTATTCTGGTAACGGCTACTCCGTCGACATCCTGGAAGCGGGAGTTTAAACGCAATCATTGGCCGGTGGTGACACTTCGGACCCGCCACCATGGCCGGCCGTTGCCGGAACCCCGGATTATTCGGGCGTGGGGGTGGCATCGACGGATGACGGCGAGGCGAGCGACTGCACCATTGGAAGCATTTGTGGAACAAGTCTTCCGGACAGACGGACAAGCGTTGATGTTTGTTCCTCGAATGGCCGATGGGAAACGATTGATCACCTGGTTGAAAGATTGGATGCACGTTCCTCTGGAAAAGGTTGCTTTTGCGTCTTCACGGGAGGAAGAACGGGCACGCCATGTAGAAGAATTTCGACGAGGGGTCCTGAGGCTGTTGGTCACCACGACGATCCTGGAAAGGGGAGTGACCGTACCTCGCTGTCATGTCCTAGTTGCAGGAGCGGATCATCCGGTTTTCGATTGTTCTTCTTTGGTTCAGATTGCCGGTCGTGTCGGCCGGTCAGCCGATTATCGCAAAGGGGAGGTGTGGTTTGTTTCTCGAGTGGTGACAGGGGAGATGTTACGGGCCAAGGAAGTGATTCGATCCTGGAACCGGGGCACCCGTCAGAAAGGAGGGGTGGAGGAGGGAAGGTAG
- a CDS encoding ComF family protein yields MLKFRGKEEWVVPMGEMMAECLWETGWKAQGITFVPLHPDRLTERGFNQAERLASVIADRTGLPLLPVLERTRHTPSQSRRGRMERLAAMKEAFRVSPFINRQGLPRSWILVDDVYTTGATLVDCARALTDTGDCRVRSLTFAR; encoded by the coding sequence ATGCTGAAATTCCGTGGGAAAGAAGAGTGGGTCGTACCGATGGGGGAGATGATGGCCGAGTGTTTATGGGAAACTGGATGGAAAGCACAGGGAATCACCTTTGTCCCCCTGCACCCGGATCGATTGACGGAACGGGGCTTTAATCAAGCGGAACGGCTGGCGAGTGTGATTGCGGACCGGACGGGCCTTCCTTTGTTACCGGTCCTGGAACGGACTCGCCACACCCCCTCTCAAAGCCGGCGGGGTCGTATGGAACGATTGGCCGCTATGAAAGAAGCGTTTCGCGTTTCCCCTTTTATCAACCGACAGGGTCTTCCCCGATCCTGGATTTTGGTGGATGATGTTTATACCACGGGAGCCACTCTGGTAGATTGTGCTCGGGCTTTGACGGATACGGGTGACTGCCGGGTTCGTTCTCTTACCTTTGCCCGATGA
- a CDS encoding HU family DNA-binding protein, giving the protein MNKSQLIERVAEATGKTKKESTHLVETVLETISEALQKGEKVSLIGFGNFEVRERAARTGRNPQTGEEIQIEASRVPAFKPGKQLKEAVN; this is encoded by the coding sequence ATGAACAAATCGCAATTGATTGAACGTGTCGCCGAAGCCACTGGAAAGACCAAAAAGGAATCCACCCATCTGGTTGAGACTGTTCTGGAAACCATTTCCGAAGCTTTGCAAAAGGGCGAAAAAGTCTCTCTGATCGGGTTTGGCAACTTTGAAGTAAGAGAACGGGCTGCTCGGACCGGCCGTAACCCCCAGACCGGAGAGGAAATCCAAATCGAAGCCAGCCGCGTACCGGCCTTTAAGCCGGGTAAACAATTGAAAGAAGCAGTCAATTAA
- a CDS encoding Na+/H+ antiporter NhaC family protein: MEETVWSLIPPVLALLLVILTRRVLVSLGAGIVAGALIINDFQIGESLSQIAGIVRDLFYVDGAINDWEFYILLFLLLLGMMAALISLSGGSAAFGEWAMKRVKTRIGAQLVTIWIGIIIFIDDYFNSLTVGNIARPLTDRHRVSRAKLAYLIDSTAAPICVIAPVSSWGAYIITVIAGILTTHAVTDYGALQAFMLMVPMNFYAILAILMVLGVAWYRLDFGAMKKHEQRAVESGQLVDPDKGKVPGDHREEGSDDGNVGGLLWPILALIAGTVSSMVWTGATATEGAVTLLSIFENTDVAVSLLYGGLLGLTVSLVQNLLLRRSAPRLLSSLWAGIRSMLPAIYILIFAWTIISIISDLGTGTYLAGLVDAHIPVALLPALLFIISGFMAFTTGTSWGTFGIMLPIAGEIAAVTEPALMLPVLAAVLAGAIFGDHCSPISDTTILSSTGAGSHHIDHVMTQLPYALIVAGITLIGYLVLGFVGNVWIALLACLLVLGAVMVVMRKTICAP; the protein is encoded by the coding sequence ATGGAAGAGACAGTTTGGTCATTGATACCGCCGGTACTCGCCCTGCTGCTGGTCATCCTTACCCGGAGGGTGCTGGTGTCGTTAGGTGCCGGAATTGTAGCAGGAGCATTGATCATCAACGATTTTCAGATCGGAGAAAGTTTGAGCCAGATTGCCGGCATCGTGCGCGATCTCTTTTACGTGGACGGTGCGATCAACGACTGGGAATTTTACATCCTCCTCTTCTTGCTGTTGCTGGGCATGATGGCGGCTCTCATTTCCTTGTCTGGTGGGAGTGCGGCTTTTGGAGAATGGGCGATGAAACGGGTTAAAACCCGGATCGGTGCGCAATTGGTTACCATCTGGATAGGAATCATTATTTTTATCGACGATTACTTTAACAGTCTGACTGTCGGCAATATCGCCCGCCCCTTGACAGACCGGCATCGGGTATCTCGGGCCAAATTGGCTTACCTGATCGATTCGACCGCTGCTCCCATTTGCGTCATCGCCCCCGTCTCCAGTTGGGGGGCATACATTATCACCGTGATCGCAGGCATTCTGACGACCCATGCCGTGACCGATTATGGAGCCTTGCAAGCGTTTATGCTGATGGTGCCGATGAATTTCTACGCGATCCTGGCGATTCTGATGGTGTTGGGTGTAGCTTGGTACCGTTTGGATTTCGGAGCGATGAAAAAGCATGAACAGCGGGCGGTGGAGTCCGGTCAACTAGTGGATCCGGACAAGGGTAAGGTACCGGGGGATCATCGAGAAGAAGGAAGCGATGATGGAAATGTCGGCGGGCTTCTTTGGCCAATCCTGGCTTTAATTGCCGGAACCGTCAGTTCCATGGTGTGGACCGGAGCAACAGCGACAGAAGGAGCCGTCACCCTGCTCTCCATTTTTGAAAACACGGATGTTGCGGTTTCTCTTCTCTACGGAGGTCTGTTAGGTCTCACCGTTTCTCTTGTTCAAAACTTGCTGCTCCGCCGTTCCGCCCCACGTCTCCTTTCCAGTCTGTGGGCCGGAATCCGGTCCATGTTGCCGGCCATCTATATTTTAATCTTTGCTTGGACCATCATCTCGATCATTTCCGATTTGGGAACGGGAACTTATCTGGCTGGACTTGTAGATGCCCACATTCCTGTCGCGTTACTGCCGGCACTCCTGTTCATCATCTCCGGTTTCATGGCTTTCACCACCGGGACTTCCTGGGGTACGTTTGGGATCATGCTCCCGATCGCAGGTGAAATCGCCGCTGTGACTGAACCGGCATTAATGCTGCCAGTGCTGGCTGCGGTACTGGCTGGAGCGATCTTTGGGGACCACTGCTCTCCGATTTCCGATACGACCATCCTTTCATCCACCGGGGCCGGCAGCCATCATATCGATCACGTGATGACACAGTTGCCATACGCGTTGATCGTCGCCGGAATCACACTGATTGGATATCTCGTGTTGGGATTTGTCGGCAACGTCTGGATCGCTCTTCTGGCCTGCCTGTTGGTGTTGGGTGCAGTCATGGTTGTCATGAGAAAGACAATCTGTGCTCCTTGA
- a CDS encoding cold shock domain-containing protein, which produces MQGKVKWFNAEKGYGFIEREGGEDVFVHYSAIQEEGFKTLDEGQSVEFEIVDGPRGPQAANVTKAY; this is translated from the coding sequence ATGCAAGGCAAAGTCAAGTGGTTCAACGCGGAAAAAGGTTATGGTTTCATCGAGCGTGAAGGTGGCGAAGACGTGTTCGTACATTACTCCGCCATCCAAGAAGAAGGATTCAAGACCTTGGATGAAGGTCAAAGTGTCGAGTTTGAAATCGTGGACGGACCGCGTGGACCGCAGGCTGCCAACGTTACCAAAGCCTACTAA
- the hpf gene encoding ribosome hibernation-promoting factor, HPF/YfiA family — protein sequence MRYNIRGNNIEVTEALRDFVEKKLSRLEKYFDTTTNKTEAHVALSVHNKDHHKVEVTVPFPGVLVRAEESTTDMYASIDNVVEKLERQIRKYKTKVNRKFRQDGTIRSLENGAAPATAERVADAEEDEEFQIVRTKRFNLKPMDTEEAILQMDLLGHNFYVFSNASTDQVSVVYKRKDGRYGLIEPE from the coding sequence ATGAGGTACAATATCCGAGGGAACAACATTGAAGTGACTGAGGCGCTCCGAGACTTTGTGGAAAAGAAGTTGAGCCGTCTGGAAAAGTACTTTGATACCACTACCAACAAGACGGAAGCCCATGTGGCCCTCAGCGTGCACAACAAAGACCACCACAAGGTGGAAGTAACCGTTCCTTTCCCGGGTGTCCTGGTTCGGGCCGAGGAATCGACAACGGACATGTATGCTTCTATCGACAATGTGGTGGAAAAGCTGGAGCGTCAGATCCGGAAGTACAAAACGAAGGTGAATCGAAAGTTCCGCCAGGACGGGACAATCCGCTCCCTGGAAAACGGGGCGGCCCCTGCAACAGCCGAGAGGGTAGCAGACGCGGAAGAGGATGAAGAATTCCAAATCGTCCGTACCAAACGATTTAACCTCAAGCCGATGGATACGGAGGAAGCGATTTTGCAGATGGATCTGTTGGGACACAACTTTTACGTGTTCTCCAACGCTTCCACGGATCAGGTGAGTGTGGTGTACAAGCGAAAAGACGGCCGGTATGGATTGATTGAACCCGAATGA
- the secA gene encoding preprotein translocase subunit SecA, which produces MLNLLKKMLPDSNERELKRCYKIADKIEALEPTISALSDSELRNKTEEFRQRLNDGEELDDLQVEAYAVVREAAKRVLGMRHFYVQLVGGIVLHNGDIAEMKTGEGKTLVSTLPAYLNALTGEGVHVVTVNDYLVRRDREWMGQIFEFLGLTVGLNLPGMKPEEKRQAYQADITFGTNNEFGFDYLRDNMVLYDEQITQRSLNFALIDEVDSILIDEARTPLIISGQANKATDLYYAADKMVRRLKPEEDYSVDIKTKNVTLTEQGVDKAESFMGIDNLYDANNITVNHHIQQALKAHVIMKRDQDYVVNENGVVIVDDFTGRLMEGRRYSDGLHQAIEAKEGLQVQRESMTLATVTLQNYFRLYNKLAGMTGTAKTEEEEFRKIYNMNVVQIPTHRSMVRNDLSDVLYKTEAGKLRAIVDEIVKRHATGQPILVGTVSIEKSELLSKMLKKKGVPHQVLNAKNHAKEAEIIAQAGQRGAVTIATNMAGRGTDIVLGDGVDELGGLHVIGTERHESRRIDNQLRGRSGRQGDPGSTQFFLSFEDELMRRFGGERIESWMESLGLDEDTPIEGRMFTRAVESSQKKVEGMNFDARRWVLQYDDVLNQQREIIYKQRREVLTGDNFKEIVQQMGKDLIQRVVEAHTPDEDVPEDWDLEPVVDFANASLFAEGTVELDQFKGLERDEIIQLLIDKMEKHYDEREEEIGTERLQEFTKVVILRTVDRKWMDHIDAMDQLRQGIHLRAYGQTDPVREYQFEGYEMFQQLIQEIQEEVVRYVMKSTVGEEEIQREEVATPKAASSGGSPHQAEEKKKQPIRNTDKVGRNDPCPCGSGKKYKHCCARSVQTG; this is translated from the coding sequence ATGCTCAATTTACTCAAAAAAATGTTGCCCGATTCAAATGAACGGGAATTGAAAAGATGCTATAAGATTGCAGATAAAATCGAGGCGTTGGAGCCCACGATCAGTGCACTTTCGGATTCGGAGCTGCGAAATAAGACTGAAGAGTTCCGTCAACGCCTGAATGACGGAGAAGAGCTGGATGACCTGCAGGTGGAAGCTTACGCGGTGGTAAGGGAAGCAGCCAAGCGCGTGCTGGGCATGCGTCATTTTTATGTCCAATTGGTAGGGGGGATCGTTCTCCACAATGGCGATATCGCCGAGATGAAGACAGGGGAAGGGAAAACCCTGGTTTCCACTCTGCCTGCCTATTTAAATGCTTTAACCGGCGAGGGTGTCCATGTGGTGACGGTCAACGACTACCTGGTCCGGCGGGACCGGGAATGGATGGGACAGATCTTTGAATTCCTGGGCTTAACGGTCGGTCTCAACCTGCCGGGAATGAAACCGGAAGAAAAGCGGCAGGCGTATCAGGCGGATATCACCTTCGGGACCAACAATGAGTTCGGCTTTGATTATCTGCGTGACAATATGGTCCTCTACGACGAGCAGATTACCCAGCGTTCCCTCAATTTTGCTTTAATCGATGAAGTGGACAGCATCCTGATCGATGAGGCCCGGACTCCCCTTATCATCAGCGGCCAAGCCAACAAAGCGACAGACCTGTACTATGCTGCTGACAAAATGGTGCGGCGGCTCAAGCCAGAAGAGGATTATTCGGTTGACATCAAAACGAAAAACGTCACGTTGACAGAGCAAGGTGTGGATAAAGCGGAGTCGTTCATGGGCATCGACAATTTATACGACGCCAACAACATCACGGTAAACCACCACATCCAACAGGCTTTGAAAGCCCATGTCATCATGAAGCGGGATCAGGATTATGTCGTCAATGAGAACGGGGTCGTCATCGTTGACGATTTCACCGGCCGGCTGATGGAAGGACGCCGCTACAGCGATGGCTTGCACCAGGCCATCGAAGCGAAAGAAGGGCTGCAGGTACAGCGGGAAAGCATGACCCTGGCGACAGTCACGCTGCAGAATTACTTCCGTCTCTACAACAAACTGGCGGGTATGACCGGTACGGCAAAAACGGAGGAAGAAGAGTTCCGTAAAATCTACAATATGAATGTCGTCCAGATTCCCACTCATCGTTCCATGGTCAGGAACGACCTCAGCGATGTGCTGTATAAAACGGAAGCAGGAAAACTGCGAGCCATCGTGGACGAGATTGTAAAAAGGCACGCAACCGGCCAGCCGATCCTGGTGGGAACGGTTTCCATCGAAAAATCGGAACTTCTTTCCAAGATGCTGAAGAAAAAAGGGGTTCCCCATCAAGTTCTCAATGCGAAGAACCATGCCAAAGAGGCGGAGATTATTGCTCAGGCCGGACAGCGGGGAGCCGTCACCATCGCTACCAACATGGCTGGTCGCGGGACGGATATTGTCTTGGGCGATGGTGTGGATGAACTGGGCGGCCTTCACGTGATCGGGACGGAGCGGCATGAAAGCCGCCGGATTGACAATCAGTTGCGGGGTCGTTCCGGCCGCCAAGGAGATCCCGGATCTACCCAGTTTTTCCTCTCCTTCGAAGATGAGTTGATGCGCCGTTTCGGCGGGGAACGGATTGAAAGTTGGATGGAGAGTTTGGGATTGGATGAAGATACCCCGATTGAAGGGCGGATGTTCACCAGAGCGGTGGAAAGCTCCCAGAAAAAAGTGGAAGGCATGAACTTTGACGCCCGTCGTTGGGTATTGCAATACGATGATGTTTTAAACCAGCAAAGGGAGATTATCTACAAACAACGGCGCGAAGTGCTGACGGGTGACAACTTCAAAGAGATCGTTCAGCAAATGGGGAAAGACCTGATCCAGCGTGTGGTGGAAGCTCATACCCCGGATGAGGATGTGCCGGAGGATTGGGATTTGGAGCCGGTGGTCGATTTCGCCAATGCTTCCCTGTTTGCTGAGGGAACGGTGGAACTCGATCAGTTTAAAGGCTTGGAACGGGATGAAATCATCCAACTGCTCATCGACAAAATGGAAAAGCATTACGATGAGCGGGAAGAGGAAATCGGTACGGAACGACTGCAAGAGTTTACCAAAGTGGTGATCCTCCGGACTGTCGACCGGAAATGGATGGATCATATCGATGCGATGGATCAACTGCGTCAGGGAATTCATCTGCGGGCTTACGGTCAAACCGACCCGGTGCGGGAGTACCAATTTGAAGGATATGAGATGTTCCAGCAGTTGATCCAGGAGATCCAGGAAGAAGTGGTTCGCTACGTCATGAAATCCACCGTGGGCGAGGAAGAAATCCAGCGCGAGGAAGTGGCTACGCCTAAGGCGGCTTCCAGCGGTGGTTCTCCCCATCAAGCGGAGGAGAAAAAGAAACAGCCCATCCGCAACACTGACAAAGTGGGGCGAAATGACCCTTGTCCCTGTGGCAGCGGAAAAAAATATAAACACTGCTGTGCCCGCTCGGTACAGACGGGCTGA